Proteins encoded within one genomic window of Vairimorpha necatrix chromosome 3, complete sequence:
- a CDS encoding DDE-TNP-IS1595 domain-containing protein, translated as MTTWEKLKPEHSIQVDESVIIKGKLIKSLSEMYDSISKATWIIIAVEAKTRKLVLKVIPNRKKKTFFDFFSINSSLKFVIKTDGHRSYTYAVAKIGGVHKIVNHEEGFTNADGDHTNLIECE; from the coding sequence ATGACAACGTGGGAGAAATTGAAGCCAGAGCACTCAATACAAGTGGATGAGAGTGTTATCATAAAAGGAAAACTTATAAAGTCACTATCTGAAATGTATGATTCAATTAGTAAAGCCACTTGGATAATTATTGCAGTTGAAGCAAAAACTAGAAAACTAGTTCTTAAAGTTATCCCAAacagaaaaaagaaaactttCTTCGATTTTTTCTCTATAAATAGTAGCCTTAAGtttgtaataaaaactGATGGGCACAGATCTTACACATACGCTGTTGCTAAAATTGGCGGAGTACATAAAATCGTGAATCATGAGGAAGGATTTACCAATGCTGATGGGGACCACACTAATTTAATAGAATGTGAGTGA